The following proteins come from a genomic window of Rutidosis leptorrhynchoides isolate AG116_Rl617_1_P2 chromosome 10, CSIRO_AGI_Rlap_v1, whole genome shotgun sequence:
- the LOC139871316 gene encoding uncharacterized mitochondrial protein AtMg00810-like has product MGESKPMTTPMELNLKMKKDQGKELKDVKLFRQMVGSLIYLTITRPKIAYSVGIVSQFMQCPTNVHLDAAKRIIRYVKGSIGHGLCKKQDVVALSSTEAEYIAATMAAQECTWLKRLIGDILEKVDYVVKLKCDNPKCNQACFESCVSCPY; this is encoded by the exons ATGGGAGAGTCAAAACCTATGACTACTCCAATGGAACTGAACCTCAAAATGAAGAAAGATCAAGGAAAAGAACTCAAGGATGTAAAGTTGTTCCGACAAATGGTTGGAAGTTTGATCTATCTAACCATCACAAGGCCGAAAATTGCTTACTCGGTTGGCATTGTTTCACAATTTATGCAATGTCCaactaatgttcatcttgatgCAGCAAAAAGGATCATTCGTTATGTGAAAGGATCAATAGGACACGGCTTGTG CAAGaagcaagatgttgttgctttGTCTAGCACGGAAGCGGAATACATAGCTGCAACAATGGCGGCTCAAGAATGTACTTGGTTAAAAAGATTGATTGGTGACATACTTGAAAAAGTAGATTATGTTGTCAAATTGAAATGTGACAACCCAAAGTGCAATCAAGCTTGCTTCGAATCCTGTGTTTCATGCCCGTACTAA
- the LOC139872122 gene encoding glucose and ribitol dehydrogenase-like gives MSYLVMMRSGVDFFRTSIIRKSCLQSPSLLGSCINGVRPAITSLQRRNYSAIHTFKPQAMQKEEGERRFPPQHQDSQPGKEYLMDPLPQYANPNYKGSGKLHGKVALVTGGDSGIGRSVCYHFAKEGATIAFTYVKGVEDIDANESIKIINEVRVEGSSDPIAIPTDLGYDNNCKEVVDEVISKYGCIDILVNHPAVQYYTYSDSLDEISEERLEKVFRTNIFSYFFMSRHALKYMKGGSKIINTTSVLAYIPDPPSWLDYSSTKGAILAFTRGLALHLVDKNIRVNGVAPGPIWTPLQASALNDSDIARYGSTVPMNRAGQPYEVAPAYVFLASEDSSYFTGQVLHPNGGVIVNG, from the exons ATGTCATACTTAGTGATGATGCGTTCAGGTGTCGACTTTTTCAGGACTTCAATTATAAGGAAGTCATGTTTACAGTCACCTAGTTTGTTGGGTTCATGTATTAATGGAGTCAGACCAGCAATCACAAGTCTTCAAAGGCGTAATTATTCTGCTATTCACACCTTTAAG CCTCAGGCAATGCAGAAGGAAGAAGGAGAAAGACGATTTCCACCTCAGCACCAGGATTCGCAGCCTGGAAAAGAATATCTCATGGATCCTCTTCCTCAATACGCCAACCCCAATTACAAGGGTTCTGGAAAACTTCAT GGAAAGGTGGCATTGGTGACAGGTGGAGATTCGGGTATCGGAAGGTCGGTTTGTTACCATTTTGCTAAAGAGGGTGCGACAATAGCCTTCACTTATGTAAAGGGTGTCGAGGACATAGATGCCAATGAATCTATAAAGATCATAAATGAGGTACGAGTAGAAGGTTCGAGTGATCCAATTGCAATACCTACTGATCTTGGATATGACAACAACTGTAAGGAGGTTGTTGATGAGGTTATTAGTAAATATGGGTGCATCGATATCCTGGTGAACCATCCTGCGGTTCAGTATTATACATATTCCGATTCGTTAGATGAGATATCGGAAGAGAGACTTGAAAAGGTGTTTAGGACCAACATTTTCTCTTATTTCTTCATGTCAAG GCATGCTTTGAAGTACATGAAAGGAGGAAGCAAAATTATAAACACCACATCAGTTTTAGCGTACATACCTGACCCGCCAAGCTGGCTTGACTACAGTTCAACAAAGGGAGCCATATTGGCTTTCACAAGGGGTCTAGCATTGCATCTGGTCGATAAGAATATTCGTGTCAATGGTGTGGCTCCTGGCCCTATATGGACACCACTGCAAGCTTCAGCACTCAATGACTCCGATATAGCAAGGTATGGGTCAACTGTGCCCATGAATCGGGCAGGTCAACCTTATGAGGTTGCTCCAGCGTATGTGTTCCTTGCATCTGAGGATTCATCCTACTTCACTGGTCAAGTTCTGCATCCTAATG GCGGAGTAATAGTAAATGGTTAG